Proteins found in one Bremerella volcania genomic segment:
- a CDS encoding NAD(P)/FAD-dependent oxidoreductase yields the protein MITASHPESVLIVGSGIVGIACAHYLSKQGLKVTVIDRGTIAGACSHGNCGYICPSHVLPLTEPEAIRTAAKSLLQPNAPFRVKPRFSPAMWNWMWQFARRCNHQQMLTAGAALKSILDASMTEYRRLVQEESLDCEWKETGLLYVLQTKKGMRSFVETDRFLTDHFGVSAQRIDGSELSKFDPALNDNLAGAFHYTGDASVRPDRLNADWVAKLKQRGVTFLENCELQHIEKEKGRIVCLQTSQGQLEADQFVIATGAWSTRLGKSLECRIPIEPGKGYSVTMSRPAPCPKYPMLLPEHKVGVSPFEGGYRLGSMMEFCGYDESIPEKRIQQLRQSATPYLRTPDTKETQATWYGWRPMTWDSLPIIGQVPRLQNAYLATGHNMLGLSMATATGRLISEMMTRLTPHIDPKPYSPLRFA from the coding sequence ATGATTACGGCCTCGCATCCTGAAAGTGTGCTGATTGTTGGTTCCGGTATTGTAGGAATCGCTTGTGCGCACTATTTATCGAAACAGGGATTGAAAGTCACCGTGATCGATCGCGGCACGATCGCGGGTGCCTGTTCGCATGGGAACTGCGGCTACATTTGCCCTAGCCACGTGTTGCCGTTGACCGAGCCAGAGGCCATTCGCACGGCGGCGAAGTCGCTCTTGCAACCCAACGCCCCGTTTCGTGTGAAGCCTCGCTTCAGTCCGGCGATGTGGAACTGGATGTGGCAGTTCGCCCGCCGCTGCAATCACCAGCAGATGCTAACCGCTGGCGCGGCGCTCAAGTCGATCCTGGATGCTTCGATGACCGAGTACCGCCGACTGGTCCAGGAAGAGTCGCTCGACTGCGAGTGGAAAGAAACCGGTCTTCTGTACGTGCTTCAGACCAAGAAGGGAATGCGCTCGTTCGTCGAGACCGATCGGTTTCTGACCGATCACTTCGGCGTATCGGCGCAGCGAATCGACGGCAGTGAGCTTTCCAAGTTCGATCCCGCTTTGAACGATAACCTGGCCGGGGCGTTTCACTATACAGGCGATGCATCGGTTCGTCCTGATCGCCTGAATGCTGATTGGGTAGCCAAGCTGAAACAGCGCGGCGTCACGTTTCTGGAAAATTGCGAACTGCAGCACATCGAAAAAGAGAAAGGCCGGATCGTGTGCTTGCAGACGTCTCAGGGCCAGCTTGAAGCCGATCAGTTTGTGATCGCGACAGGTGCCTGGAGCACGCGGCTGGGCAAGTCCTTGGAGTGCCGCATTCCGATTGAGCCAGGCAAGGGATACTCGGTTACGATGTCGCGGCCGGCTCCCTGCCCCAAGTATCCGATGCTTCTGCCGGAACACAAAGTGGGTGTCTCGCCGTTTGAAGGAGGCTACCGTTTGGGGTCGATGATGGAGTTCTGCGGCTACGACGAGTCGATCCCTGAGAAGCGCATTCAGCAACTGCGTCAATCGGCCACGCCCTATTTGCGGACCCCGGACACCAAAGAGACGCAAGCAACCTGGTACGGCTGGCGGCCGATGACTTGGGATAGCTTGCCGATCATTGGGCAGGTACCTCGACTGCAGAACGCTTACCTGGCGACCGGGCACAACATGCTCGGTCTGAGCATGGCCACGGCGACCGGGCGACTGATCAGCGAAATGATGACGCGACTGACTCCGCACATCGATCCCAAGCCGTACTCTCCCCTGCGATTTGCTTAG
- a CDS encoding AraC family transcriptional regulator, producing the protein MISEIQDILGQLDKPFTGEELFDHLPDIVFFIKNTKGQYLVVNNTLVQRCGAQSKSDLLGRLPGEVLRPPLAQSFEDQDRKVLETGQPLVGQLELHFYATRDVGWCLTSKLPLRNRQGEVVGLVGVSQDLRLPDLSTDEYQHVIAAINFAEANLHDPPSVADLATIAEMSSYQLDRRMRRVFGLTTGQWLLKLRIDLAQRRLRTSDESISSIAMQAGYSDQSAFTRQFRRATGMSPRDYRNARRG; encoded by the coding sequence ATGATCTCGGAAATTCAAGATATTCTCGGTCAATTGGACAAGCCTTTCACCGGCGAAGAGCTGTTCGACCACCTCCCTGACATTGTGTTTTTCATCAAAAACACCAAGGGGCAGTACCTGGTCGTCAACAACACGCTCGTCCAGCGCTGCGGAGCGCAAAGCAAGAGCGACCTGCTGGGCCGCCTGCCAGGCGAGGTGTTACGTCCGCCACTTGCGCAAAGTTTTGAAGACCAGGACCGCAAAGTGCTCGAAACGGGGCAACCATTGGTGGGGCAGCTGGAACTTCATTTCTATGCGACCCGTGACGTGGGGTGGTGTCTGACCAGCAAACTGCCGCTACGAAACCGGCAAGGCGAAGTGGTCGGACTGGTGGGGGTTTCCCAGGACCTTCGCCTGCCTGATCTTTCGACCGACGAATATCAGCACGTGATCGCCGCGATCAACTTCGCCGAAGCCAATTTGCATGATCCACCCAGCGTCGCCGATCTGGCAACTATTGCGGAAATGTCCTCCTATCAACTCGACCGCCGCATGCGACGCGTGTTCGGTCTGACGACTGGTCAGTGGCTATTGAAGCTGCGCATCGACCTGGCTCAGCGCCGCCTGAGGACCTCGGACGAGTCGATCTCGAGCATCGCCATGCAGGCCGGTTACTCGGATCAAAGCGCTTTCACGCGGCAGTTTCGCCGCGCGACCGGGATGTCGCCGCGCGACTACCGCAACGCGCGCCGCGGTTGA
- a CDS encoding efflux RND transporter periplasmic adaptor subunit produces MGMLVGGVLYWNYPFANAQPMSAPEAQPMPVEVVTLESQGSYAAQRTYTGVLVAAKTSELSFELPGKITQLSVDEGDHVQAGDQLAVLDDRHLSARIAQTKAEHAQQLAILEELKAGPREEVIAAAEAEVRQLHAELQLQQANKKRREQLIERSAISRETLEDAVFGAEAAQGRLDAAKSRLEELRQGTRVEQIDAQQARVAGLEAQLVDLQHEQEDTRLVAPFSGTIARRNFDEGAVITAGQAVFRLVQHEPLEAWFGLPPEAATSLSAGDVLPVTVDDQTRQAKVTGIVPELDTITRTQTVVLSLDANTSRGWVPAQVARVSLASERNEEGFWLPNSALLQGSRGLWSVYVVEEDHRVQRREVEIIYSESERSFVRGTLSSGERVIASGVNRLVPDMHVRIHPTSESEN; encoded by the coding sequence ATGGGTATGCTCGTCGGGGGAGTTCTTTACTGGAACTATCCGTTCGCCAATGCCCAGCCCATGTCGGCGCCAGAGGCACAGCCCATGCCGGTCGAAGTCGTGACGCTTGAGTCGCAAGGAAGTTACGCGGCCCAGCGCACCTACACCGGCGTGCTCGTAGCCGCCAAGACCAGCGAGCTTAGCTTCGAACTGCCTGGCAAGATCACCCAGCTTTCAGTCGACGAAGGAGATCACGTCCAGGCCGGCGACCAGCTTGCCGTGCTCGACGATCGTCACTTGTCGGCGAGAATCGCCCAAACGAAAGCCGAACACGCCCAGCAACTGGCCATTCTGGAAGAACTCAAAGCGGGGCCGCGCGAGGAAGTCATCGCAGCCGCCGAGGCGGAGGTCCGCCAACTCCATGCCGAACTGCAACTGCAACAGGCCAACAAGAAACGTCGCGAGCAACTCATCGAGCGTAGCGCTATCTCGCGCGAGACCTTGGAAGACGCCGTGTTCGGGGCCGAAGCCGCACAAGGTCGACTCGACGCGGCGAAAAGTCGCTTGGAGGAACTGCGCCAGGGAACGCGAGTCGAACAGATCGACGCCCAGCAAGCACGCGTCGCCGGACTCGAAGCCCAACTGGTCGATCTCCAGCACGAACAAGAAGACACTCGGCTGGTGGCTCCTTTCTCCGGCACCATCGCACGGCGCAACTTTGATGAAGGGGCCGTGATCACTGCCGGCCAGGCCGTGTTCCGGCTCGTCCAGCACGAACCACTCGAAGCCTGGTTCGGCTTGCCACCTGAAGCGGCGACTTCGTTGTCGGCGGGCGACGTCCTGCCGGTAACGGTCGACGATCAAACGCGTCAGGCAAAGGTCACCGGCATCGTCCCCGAACTCGACACGATCACCCGCACGCAGACCGTCGTCCTTTCACTCGATGCCAATACGTCGCGTGGCTGGGTGCCGGCTCAGGTCGCCCGCGTTTCCCTGGCCAGCGAGCGAAATGAAGAAGGTTTCTGGCTTCCCAATTCCGCGCTGCTGCAAGGTTCGCGCGGTCTTTGGTCGGTGTACGTCGTGGAAGAAGACCACCGCGTCCAGCGCCGCGAGGTGGAGATCATCTACAGCGAGAGCGAGCGTTCGTTCGTGCGTGGTACGTTATCCTCCGGCGAACGCGTCATTGCCAGCGGCGTGAACCGTTTAGTGCCGGACATGCACGTCCGTATCCATCCAACAAGTGAGTCAGAGAATTGA
- a CDS encoding TetR/AcrR family transcriptional regulator, with protein sequence MPTLSRKQREIQDREAQILSVAREMLLRDGYLGLSMDRIAEAVEYGKGTVYRHFPNKEDIILALAVETQKKRTSLFQRASLFRGASRERLTAVAVACELFVRLYPSHFHVEQVVRLSSIWEKTSEKRQNVMRTCEQACTGIVAGIVRDAVNQGDLSLPGQMTPEDMVFGMWAINFGSFSIMSTSGALDEIGIVDPTLAIRGCINHMLDGFGWKALSTEHDYEAVFHKALTETFADEYQQLLTLE encoded by the coding sequence ATGCCAACACTAAGCCGTAAACAGCGAGAAATCCAGGACCGCGAAGCCCAGATCCTCTCGGTAGCACGCGAAATGCTGCTGAGGGATGGTTACTTGGGCTTGAGCATGGATCGAATCGCCGAAGCGGTTGAGTATGGAAAAGGGACCGTTTACCGGCATTTTCCCAACAAAGAAGACATCATCCTGGCGCTGGCCGTCGAGACCCAGAAGAAGCGCACCTCCTTGTTTCAGAGGGCATCGCTGTTTCGCGGGGCCTCGCGCGAACGGTTGACCGCCGTGGCGGTCGCTTGTGAGTTATTTGTTCGGCTTTATCCGAGCCACTTCCATGTCGAGCAGGTCGTTCGCTTGTCTTCGATCTGGGAAAAAACGTCGGAAAAGCGGCAAAACGTGATGCGTACCTGCGAACAGGCATGCACGGGAATCGTGGCTGGAATCGTCCGAGACGCCGTCAACCAAGGGGATTTATCCCTGCCTGGCCAGATGACGCCGGAGGACATGGTGTTCGGCATGTGGGCGATCAATTTCGGATCGTTTTCGATCATGTCGACCAGCGGAGCGCTGGACGAAATTGGGATTGTAGACCCCACACTGGCGATTCGGGGTTGCATCAACCACATGTTGGACGGTTTTGGGTGGAAAGCGCTTTCGACCGAACACGACTACGAGGCCGTTTTTCATAAGGCCCTGACGGAGACCTTTGCCGATGAGTACCAGCAACTACTCACCCTCGAGTGA
- a CDS encoding dihydrodipicolinate synthase family protein: MNDKSQVFRGCIPALMTPCHADGTPNFEALVAKGKELIDVGMSAVVYCGSMGDWPLLTDAQRQEGVRQLTQAGVPVVVGTGAQNPKLAAVHAAHAKQVGAAGLMVIPRVLSRGTSKLAQRDHFSAILTAAGDLPAVIYNSPYYGFETKADLFFDLRREFSNLVGFKEFGGATSLTYAAEHITGTNPDLVLMVGVDTQVYHGFLRCNAKGAITGVGNALPKEILRLVELCEKGAAGCAQSRKLAWELNEALTVLSTFDEGPDLVLYYKYLMVLEGNSEYEHHFNETDKLSPSQRDYLKAQWELFRKWWDSWPGSQG; the protein is encoded by the coding sequence GTGAACGATAAATCGCAAGTTTTCCGCGGCTGTATTCCGGCACTCATGACACCCTGCCACGCCGATGGCACGCCCAACTTCGAGGCCCTGGTCGCCAAAGGGAAAGAGCTGATCGACGTCGGCATGTCGGCAGTCGTTTATTGCGGTTCGATGGGAGACTGGCCCCTGCTGACCGACGCCCAGCGTCAGGAAGGGGTTCGCCAGTTGACCCAAGCAGGCGTGCCGGTGGTTGTTGGAACCGGGGCTCAGAACCCAAAGCTCGCTGCAGTGCACGCCGCGCATGCGAAGCAGGTGGGGGCCGCTGGCTTGATGGTGATTCCTCGCGTCCTTTCCCGCGGCACGTCGAAGCTTGCCCAGCGCGATCACTTCTCGGCCATTCTCACCGCGGCTGGCGACTTGCCGGCGGTGATCTACAACAGTCCCTACTACGGCTTTGAAACGAAAGCCGATTTGTTCTTCGACCTGCGACGCGAGTTTTCAAACCTGGTTGGGTTCAAGGAATTTGGCGGAGCAACCTCGCTGACCTATGCCGCCGAACATATCACCGGAACCAACCCTGACCTGGTGTTGATGGTGGGTGTCGATACGCAGGTCTACCACGGTTTTCTCCGCTGCAACGCCAAGGGAGCCATCACCGGCGTTGGTAACGCGCTGCCCAAAGAGATTTTGCGACTGGTCGAGTTGTGCGAGAAGGGAGCCGCCGGCTGTGCCCAATCGCGCAAGCTGGCCTGGGAACTGAACGAGGCCCTGACCGTTCTGTCGACCTTCGACGAGGGCCCCGACCTGGTGCTGTATTACAAGTATTTGATGGTCCTCGAAGGGAACTCTGAGTACGAACATCACTTCAACGAAACCGACAAGCTGAGCCCCAGCCAGCGCGACTACCTGAAAGCTCAGTGGGAACTTTTCCGCAAGTGGTGGGATTCGTGGCCGGGCTCGCAAGGTTAG
- a CDS encoding sulfatase family protein — protein sequence MLHCLRCPLKQTVLSFARISTAVVLSLACLSSFAATSQAAEDAKRPDRNVIFFITDDESPTLGCYGDPVAVTPTIDALAKDGTLFRNAFATTASCSASRSVVMTGLHNHMNGQYGHTHHFHKFSSYHDVVSLALPRLMAQAGYRTGQCGKYHVAPEAVFHFDQYIPGNTRSPVEMANNCKDFITEASDKPFFLYFATSDPHRGGGNDQTSELELKPNLFGNKPNKKAYPGIEEVFYDPAKVPIPEFLPDTPDTREELAQYYQSVSRIDQGLKQLVDILKENGLYDKTMIVFTSDHGMAFSGGKTTVYEGGLRVPFVVRDPYQENRGVETNAMISHVDITPSILDFAGALDREAQRPKHPINANAFWKQRGEALKENRNGGNKFDQYHGKSWIPLLGDPEATTHDSIFASHTFHEIQMYYPMRVYRDNHFKLIWNIAHKLDYPFASDLWAASSWQAQFQKGEDAPYGKKTVGEYIHRPEFEFYNVETDPHESLNLANDPAYAKQLEAYKAKLKAKQKELDDPWIMKWDYE from the coding sequence ATGCTCCACTGTTTGAGGTGTCCCTTGAAACAAACAGTCCTATCGTTTGCGCGAATTTCGACTGCGGTTGTTCTGTCGCTGGCTTGTCTGTCATCCTTTGCCGCCACCAGTCAGGCCGCCGAGGATGCCAAGCGTCCCGATCGCAACGTTATCTTCTTCATTACCGATGACGAAAGCCCCACGCTAGGTTGCTACGGCGACCCGGTTGCCGTCACGCCAACCATCGACGCGTTGGCCAAAGATGGAACGCTGTTCCGCAATGCGTTCGCCACCACGGCCAGTTGCAGTGCCAGCCGCTCGGTGGTGATGACCGGCCTGCACAATCACATGAACGGCCAATACGGGCACACGCACCATTTCCACAAGTTCTCGTCGTACCACGATGTGGTCAGCCTGGCCCTTCCACGCTTGATGGCCCAGGCCGGCTATCGCACCGGCCAGTGCGGCAAGTATCACGTCGCTCCCGAAGCGGTCTTTCACTTCGACCAATACATTCCCGGCAACACGCGCTCCCCGGTCGAGATGGCGAATAACTGCAAGGACTTCATCACCGAAGCAAGCGATAAGCCATTCTTCCTGTACTTCGCCACCAGCGATCCGCACCGCGGTGGCGGCAACGATCAGACTTCAGAGCTGGAACTGAAGCCGAACCTCTTCGGCAACAAGCCCAACAAGAAGGCCTATCCCGGGATCGAAGAAGTCTTCTACGACCCTGCCAAGGTTCCCATTCCTGAGTTTCTGCCAGACACGCCTGACACGCGGGAAGAGTTGGCCCAGTACTACCAGTCCGTTTCGCGTATCGATCAAGGGCTAAAGCAGCTGGTCGACATCTTGAAAGAGAACGGTCTGTACGACAAGACGATGATCGTCTTCACATCCGACCACGGCATGGCGTTCTCGGGCGGCAAAACGACCGTTTACGAAGGGGGCCTGCGTGTTCCTTTCGTCGTGCGAGATCCCTACCAGGAAAATCGCGGCGTGGAAACCAATGCGATGATCAGCCACGTCGACATAACTCCTTCGATTCTCGACTTTGCCGGGGCCCTGGATCGCGAAGCACAGCGTCCGAAGCATCCGATCAACGCGAATGCCTTCTGGAAGCAGCGCGGCGAAGCCCTGAAAGAGAATCGCAACGGCGGCAACAAGTTCGATCAGTATCACGGCAAGTCGTGGATTCCGCTCTTGGGCGATCCGGAAGCGACCACGCACGATTCGATCTTCGCGTCGCACACGTTCCACGAGATCCAGATGTACTACCCGATGCGAGTTTATCGCGACAACCATTTCAAGCTGATTTGGAATATCGCCCACAAGCTCGACTATCCGTTCGCGTCTGACCTGTGGGCCGCATCGAGCTGGCAAGCTCAGTTCCAAAAGGGTGAAGATGCCCCTTACGGCAAGAAGACCGTTGGCGAGTACATTCATCGTCCCGAGTTCGAGTTTTACAACGTCGAAACCGATCCGCATGAATCGCTGAACCTGGCCAACGATCCGGCCTACGCGAAACAGCTGGAAGCGTACAAGGCCAAGCTCAAAGCCAAGCAGAAAGAGCTGGACGACCCTTGGATCATGAAGTGGGACTACGAATAA
- a CDS encoding SHD1 domain-containing protein: MTPIRFLSHRYLWIAAICGVLLPHLALGGEPTGALSKYAENRTWVDATGKFQIGGTLKMADEKQVQILKSDGRVVTVPLDKMSEKDRLFVEEFLKAEAAQNDPNNPFAGGEPENPFAGGQPAAAMPATTGNAAPPPAGIGRVNKVNVTSGGARPLSLAPGREFWSVKPPVALPEISLEDSIITVPLAKPFFGKMAMGVAGRAPTVVVNVYQEGRKASDNYGRFMIVDPITKNTSREMEFEQPYRIVAVAPNAKMFAAIRVEGWDTGNDLALFTIDDQAITPLYEFTVGGGSWKEFTSAHFLPNNRLAVITKDKKLTFWDLSGSVPRGVLQGELPHSVHVSFSPAGELMAFPAKQYVGFLDTASGNLVGSIQPESDVERVALSADGKRVAVKLWDKLVIYSMEDGSHLKTIPVADTGDGELKWVGDYVKLEDTIYDIERSLPLWTYNSRGSANQLYDNRMFAVFGDKQSSQLTITTLPHDTALHSAETVDPKTLYVMSPGSKARVNYQFVNVSAEDQRQIEEAVSAKLKECGWVNDNSASVVLEVSVKEGEQKEEEYYTEKSRTLGGIVLPPTPRPFGGRPTGPTEKVKFRPWIHSFVLKNGNDVLFKSEYTRGAPSSFQTEEDESLQTAVLKHIHPNPKWFSGIKMPSYILKSTIKEGLGKSNITASGLN, from the coding sequence ATGACTCCTATCCGCTTCTTATCCCATCGCTATTTGTGGATCGCTGCTATCTGCGGCGTGTTGTTACCTCACCTAGCACTCGGCGGCGAACCAACCGGTGCTTTGTCGAAGTATGCCGAGAACCGGACATGGGTCGACGCCACCGGCAAGTTCCAGATCGGTGGGACCTTGAAGATGGCCGACGAGAAGCAGGTGCAGATCCTCAAGTCGGACGGTCGAGTCGTCACTGTTCCGCTCGACAAGATGAGTGAGAAGGACCGCCTGTTTGTCGAAGAGTTCCTGAAGGCGGAAGCGGCCCAAAATGATCCCAACAATCCGTTCGCCGGGGGTGAACCAGAGAATCCGTTTGCCGGAGGTCAGCCCGCCGCAGCGATGCCGGCCACGACGGGCAACGCCGCGCCACCACCGGCGGGCATTGGCCGGGTAAACAAGGTGAACGTGACCTCGGGAGGGGCGCGCCCTCTGAGTCTCGCGCCGGGGCGAGAGTTCTGGTCGGTCAAGCCGCCGGTCGCGCTTCCGGAAATTTCGCTCGAAGACTCGATCATCACGGTCCCCCTGGCCAAGCCCTTCTTCGGCAAGATGGCCATGGGAGTCGCCGGCCGAGCACCCACCGTCGTCGTCAACGTGTATCAGGAAGGTCGCAAGGCCTCCGACAACTACGGCCGATTCATGATCGTTGATCCCATCACCAAGAACACCTCTCGCGAGATGGAATTCGAACAGCCTTACCGTATCGTCGCGGTCGCCCCCAATGCGAAGATGTTCGCAGCGATTCGTGTCGAAGGCTGGGACACCGGCAACGATCTTGCTCTGTTTACGATCGATGATCAGGCGATTACTCCTCTGTATGAATTCACCGTGGGGGGAGGCAGTTGGAAGGAATTCACGTCGGCGCACTTTCTGCCCAACAACCGCCTGGCGGTGATCACCAAAGATAAGAAGCTGACGTTCTGGGACCTGAGCGGCTCGGTGCCGCGGGGGGTGCTGCAAGGGGAACTTCCCCATTCGGTACACGTCAGCTTTTCACCGGCTGGCGAATTGATGGCCTTTCCGGCCAAGCAGTACGTGGGCTTTCTGGACACGGCCAGTGGAAACCTCGTCGGTAGCATCCAGCCCGAGTCCGACGTCGAGCGGGTCGCCTTGTCAGCCGACGGCAAACGCGTCGCCGTGAAGTTGTGGGACAAGCTGGTCATCTACAGCATGGAGGACGGCTCACACCTCAAGACGATTCCCGTGGCTGACACGGGCGATGGCGAACTGAAGTGGGTAGGTGATTACGTCAAGTTGGAGGACACCATTTACGATATCGAGCGCAGCTTGCCTCTATGGACGTACAACTCGCGAGGTTCAGCCAACCAGCTTTACGACAATCGCATGTTCGCCGTTTTCGGGGACAAGCAGTCGAGCCAATTAACGATCACTACCTTGCCGCACGACACGGCGCTTCATTCCGCGGAAACGGTCGATCCCAAGACCCTTTACGTGATGTCGCCTGGGAGTAAAGCCCGCGTGAATTACCAATTCGTGAACGTGTCAGCCGAGGATCAGCGGCAAATCGAAGAGGCGGTCAGTGCCAAACTGAAAGAGTGTGGCTGGGTGAACGACAACAGTGCCAGCGTCGTTCTGGAAGTCTCGGTGAAGGAAGGCGAGCAGAAAGAAGAAGAGTACTATACCGAGAAAAGCCGCACGCTGGGTGGCATCGTCCTTCCCCCGACTCCACGCCCCTTCGGTGGTCGTCCGACGGGACCGACCGAGAAGGTCAAGTTCCGTCCCTGGATTCACAGCTTCGTCCTCAAGAACGGCAATGACGTCTTGTTCAAAAGCGAGTACACACGCGGCGCGCCAAGTAGCTTTCAAACCGAGGAAGACGAATCCCTGCAGACCGCCGTGTTAAAACACATCCACCCCAACCCGAAGTGGTTTAGCGGGATCAAGATGCCATCGTACATCTTGAAGTCGACCATCAAAGAGGGTTTGGGGAAGTCGAACATCACGGCCTCGGGCTTGAACTAG